In Flavobacteriales bacterium, the following are encoded in one genomic region:
- a CDS encoding alanine dehydrogenase, which yields MKFGIIREGKTPPDKRTPFIPSHCEQLVEAYGHTPLQVFVQRSPIRCFSDELYQEAGATLVDDVSDCDVIFGVKEVPYDILAEGKTMLFFSHTIKKQPYNRTLLQEILKRRVRLIDYETLTYSNGVRVLGFGRYAGIVGAYNALIAYGKRNATFDMKPAYQCEDMKEMGRELQNVQLGNAKIIISGGGKVANGAKETMAQANIREVSISEFLNEEFNEPVYCNADILDYHEKDGKPPVDFAEFVKDSTVWENTFIKFLKVADIFISAHFWDNKSAHFFTEEDVKQDDFKTRVIADITCDIKGSVPTTLRASTIEDPVYGYNRFSGEEAKPYADDSITIMAVDNLPCEVPKDASSGFGQDLIDKVVPLFFGNDPEKILERATIARDGKLTERFSYLQDYVDGKS from the coding sequence ATGAAATTCGGCATCATCAGAGAAGGCAAAACGCCACCAGACAAACGCACACCATTCATTCCCTCGCATTGCGAGCAATTGGTAGAAGCGTATGGCCATACGCCCCTACAGGTCTTTGTTCAAAGGAGTCCCATCCGTTGCTTTTCCGATGAACTGTACCAAGAAGCGGGAGCAACCTTGGTTGATGATGTCAGCGATTGCGATGTCATTTTTGGGGTGAAGGAAGTTCCGTACGACATACTGGCTGAAGGAAAGACCATGCTGTTCTTCTCCCATACGATCAAGAAACAACCTTACAACCGAACGCTTCTACAGGAAATCTTGAAAAGGAGGGTCCGTCTTATCGATTACGAAACTCTCACCTACTCCAACGGTGTTCGCGTGCTTGGTTTTGGCCGCTATGCGGGAATAGTTGGTGCTTACAATGCACTCATCGCTTACGGAAAACGGAACGCAACTTTTGACATGAAACCCGCTTACCAGTGCGAGGACATGAAGGAAATGGGGCGCGAATTACAGAACGTTCAACTCGGAAATGCCAAGATCATCATTTCAGGTGGCGGAAAAGTGGCCAACGGTGCCAAGGAAACCATGGCACAAGCCAACATTCGCGAAGTTTCCATTTCTGAATTTCTGAATGAGGAATTCAACGAACCTGTTTACTGCAATGCCGACATTCTGGATTACCACGAAAAGGATGGAAAACCACCTGTGGATTTTGCGGAATTCGTGAAAGACAGCACGGTTTGGGAAAACACGTTCATCAAATTTTTGAAGGTGGCTGACATCTTTATTTCAGCACATTTTTGGGACAACAAGAGTGCGCATTTCTTCACTGAAGAGGATGTGAAGCAAGATGATTTCAAAACCCGTGTTATAGCTGATATTACTTGCGACATCAAGGGTTCTGTTCCAACTACGCTTCGCGCCTCCACAATCGAAGATCCCGTGTACGGCTACAACCGATTTTCGGGAGAAGAAGCAAAACCTTACGCTGATGACAGCATTACCATTATGGCTGTTGACAACCTTCCGTGTGAGGTTCCAAAGGATGCATCCTCAGGTTTTGGTCAGGATCTTATTGATAAGGTTGTTCCGTTGTTTTTCGGCAATGACCCTGAGAAAATCCTTGAACGCGCCACAATTGCACGAGACGGAAAACTGACTGAACGGTTCAGCTATTTGCAGGATTACGTTGATGGCAAGTCGTGA
- the rpsO gene encoding 30S ribosomal protein S15 translates to MYLTSEVKKDIFKKHGGADTNTGSTEGQIALFTHRINHLTDHLKNNRKDFGTQKALLDLVGKRRKLLDYLKNKDIEKYRALIKELNIRK, encoded by the coding sequence ATGTATTTGACATCAGAAGTTAAGAAGGATATTTTCAAAAAGCACGGTGGTGCTGATACCAATACAGGTAGCACAGAAGGGCAGATCGCGTTGTTCACGCACCGCATCAATCACCTTACAGATCACCTGAAAAACAACCGTAAGGATTTCGGAACACAGAAGGCTTTGCTTGACCTTGTAGGTAAAAGACGTAAGCTGCTTGACTACTTGAAGAACAAGGATATTGAGAAATATCGTGCGCTGATCAAGGAGTTGAACATCAGAAAATAA
- a CDS encoding HIT domain-containing protein, whose product MDSIFTRIINGEIPCYKVAESETCFAFLDINPLAKGHTLVVPKKEVDYLFDVEDELYLELMAFAKKVALAIESVVPCERMGVTVIGLEVPHAHVHLIPINALNDMNFAKPKLQLSQEEFSELASKIAAAIN is encoded by the coding sequence ATGGACAGCATCTTCACGCGCATCATCAATGGTGAGATTCCCTGCTACAAAGTGGCCGAATCGGAAACCTGCTTTGCGTTTCTCGATATCAATCCGCTTGCAAAAGGACACACGTTGGTTGTTCCGAAAAAGGAAGTGGATTACCTGTTTGATGTAGAAGATGAACTCTATTTGGAGTTGATGGCATTTGCGAAGAAAGTTGCATTGGCCATTGAGTCTGTTGTTCCGTGCGAACGAATGGGAGTGACCGTCATAGGTCTCGAAGTTCCGCATGCGCACGTGCATCTCATTCCCATCAACGCCTTGAATGACATGAATTTCGCGAAGCCGAAACTTCAACTGTCGCAAGAGGAATTCTCAGAATTGGCCTCCAAGATCGCAGCAGCCATTAACTAA
- a CDS encoding class I fructose-bisphosphate aldolase produces MAYDKIVDLLGDKADSLLNHKSTTIPAEMLTKPSGDFVGRVFGDTNRSNQVLGSMQSIYGHGRLGGTGYVSILPVDQGIEHSAAASFAPNPIYFDPENIVKLAIEGGCNAVASTYGVLAACSRKYAHQIPFIVKINHNELMTYPNTFDQIMFGTIESAWNMGAKAVGATIYFGSEESDRQIQEVAKAFEYAHELGMATVLWCYLRNPAFKKDGVDYHTAADLTGQANHIGVTIQADIIKQKLPTNNGGFNAIGFGKTHPKVYSELSSDHPIDLCRYQAANCYMGKVGLINSGGASSGATDLAEAVETAVINKRAGGHGLISGRKAFQKPMTEGVELLNTIQDVYLDDKITLA; encoded by the coding sequence ATGGCTTACGATAAGATTGTTGACCTGTTAGGAGATAAGGCGGACAGCCTGCTGAACCACAAAAGCACAACGATTCCTGCCGAAATGCTCACCAAACCAAGTGGCGATTTCGTAGGACGCGTTTTCGGTGATACCAACAGAAGCAATCAGGTGTTGGGAAGCATGCAGTCCATTTACGGCCACGGCCGTTTGGGCGGAACAGGATATGTTTCCATTCTTCCTGTAGATCAGGGAATAGAGCATTCCGCTGCTGCGAGTTTCGCGCCAAATCCGATCTATTTCGATCCAGAGAATATTGTGAAGTTGGCCATTGAAGGAGGTTGCAACGCGGTTGCTTCAACCTATGGTGTTCTGGCTGCTTGCTCAAGAAAGTATGCGCACCAGATCCCGTTCATTGTAAAGATCAACCACAATGAGTTGATGACCTATCCGAACACGTTCGATCAGATCATGTTTGGGACCATTGAAAGTGCTTGGAACATGGGCGCGAAAGCCGTTGGTGCTACCATCTATTTCGGCTCAGAGGAAAGTGACCGTCAGATTCAGGAAGTGGCGAAGGCTTTTGAATATGCCCATGAGTTGGGAATGGCCACGGTGCTTTGGTGCTACCTGCGTAATCCTGCATTTAAGAAAGATGGTGTGGATTACCATACTGCTGCAGATCTTACTGGTCAGGCAAACCACATTGGTGTGACCATTCAGGCCGACATCATCAAGCAAAAGCTACCTACAAACAACGGTGGTTTCAACGCCATCGGTTTCGGTAAAACACATCCAAAGGTTTACTCTGAATTGAGTTCGGATCATCCGATCGATCTTTGTCGTTATCAGGCAGCCAACTGCTACATGGGCAAAGTTGGATTGATCAATTCTGGTGGTGCATCTTCTGGTGCAACAGACCTTGCTGAGGCGGTTGAAACGGCCGTTATCAACAAACGTGCTGGCGGCCATGGATTGATCTCTGGTCGTAAAGCGTTCCAAAAACCGATGACTGAGGGTGTTGAATTGCTGAACACCATTCAGGATGTTTACTTGGATGATAAGATCACACTTGCCTGA
- a CDS encoding ribulose-phosphate 3-epimerase — protein sequence MPIVAPSLLAADFTRLGEEIEMINRSEADWLHVDVMDGVFVPNISFGEPVMKPLKKICKKPFDVHLMIVDPDRYLQYFKDLGADVLTVHYEACTHLHRTIGAIKELGMKAAVSLNPHTSINSLENVLPELDMVLIMSVNPGFGGQKFIEHTYAKVGKLREMANELNPDLIIEVDGGVNLENAPKLVAAGANALVAGSSVFKAENPEAVIAGLKNS from the coding sequence ATGCCCATTGTAGCACCATCGCTTTTAGCAGCAGATTTTACCCGATTGGGTGAAGAGATTGAAATGATAAACCGCAGCGAGGCCGATTGGCTTCATGTGGACGTGATGGATGGCGTTTTCGTTCCGAATATTTCCTTCGGTGAGCCCGTGATGAAGCCGCTGAAGAAGATCTGCAAGAAGCCGTTCGATGTGCATTTGATGATCGTTGATCCAGACCGTTACCTGCAGTATTTCAAGGATCTGGGAGCGGATGTATTGACAGTTCATTATGAAGCGTGCACGCACCTTCACAGAACCATCGGAGCCATTAAGGAATTGGGCATGAAAGCGGCTGTTTCGCTCAATCCGCACACATCCATCAATTCGTTGGAAAACGTTCTGCCAGAGTTGGATATGGTGCTCATCATGTCTGTAAATCCGGGTTTTGGCGGACAGAAGTTCATTGAGCATACGTATGCCAAGGTTGGCAAGCTGCGCGAAATGGCCAATGAGTTGAATCCTGACCTTATTATTGAAGTTGATGGCGGTGTGAATTTGGAGAACGCTCCGAAGCTTGTTGCCGCTGGAGCCAATGCGTTGGTTGCAGGTAGTTCGGTTTTCAAGGCTGAAAACCCAGAAGCGGTTATTGCTGGGTTGAAGAATTCGTAA
- a CDS encoding RNA methyltransferase, whose product MALSASEIKQIRALQQKKFRKETNRFVVEGVKTVAELLASEFEVDAIYTTEPDVYSENDHHVISISAKELERISGLKSPNKVLAVAEIPPSKPMNWEQPLMVMLDSIRDPGNLGTTIRTARWFGVNTIVCSEDCADVWDRKVVQSTMGALFHVEVVYTDLEHAMTEAQQNGFEILGAAMNGNSIYEVGKMDKTALLIGSESHGIRKELMEKCNQLITIPNREDHQRVESLNAAVATSIILSELTRKA is encoded by the coding sequence TTGGCACTCTCTGCATCTGAAATCAAGCAAATTCGGGCTTTACAGCAGAAAAAATTCAGGAAAGAGACCAACCGATTTGTGGTTGAGGGCGTGAAAACCGTTGCCGAACTGCTGGCTTCCGAATTTGAAGTTGACGCGATCTATACGACTGAACCTGATGTTTATTCGGAGAATGACCACCACGTCATTTCCATTTCTGCAAAGGAACTGGAACGCATTTCTGGATTGAAGTCTCCGAACAAGGTTTTGGCTGTGGCCGAAATTCCACCTTCAAAACCAATGAACTGGGAGCAACCATTGATGGTGATGTTGGACAGTATTCGCGACCCTGGAAACTTGGGAACCACCATTCGCACCGCGCGGTGGTTCGGTGTAAACACCATTGTTTGTTCGGAAGATTGCGCGGATGTCTGGGACCGAAAAGTCGTACAGAGTACGATGGGTGCACTCTTTCACGTTGAAGTTGTCTACACCGATCTTGAACATGCGATGACCGAAGCCCAACAGAACGGATTTGAGATTCTCGGAGCGGCCATGAATGGAAATTCCATTTACGAGGTTGGGAAAATGGACAAAACTGCGCTTCTCATAGGAAGTGAATCACACGGAATCCGAAAAGAGCTCATGGAAAAGTGCAACCAACTGATCACGATTCCGAATAGGGAAGATCATCAGCGCGTGGAATCATTAAATGCGGCTGTGGCCACGTCCATCATTCTTTCGGAGCTGACGCGAAAAGCATGA
- a CDS encoding acetyl-CoA carboxylase carboxyltransferase subunit beta, with product MSWFKRIKEGITTSTKNKKETPEGLWVKCPGKACGAIISASDNEENLWVCSNCGHHQRIGSREYFHLLFDDGRFEIFNEQLKSADPLGFVDSKPYTTRLEETTEKTGLNDAIRTAIGLMEGEKIIIACMDFNFIGGSMGSVVGEKIARAVDRCIEEKAPLLIISKSGGARMMEAALSLMQLAKTSAKLAQLADAKLPYISLMTDPTTGGVTASYAMLGDLNVAEPGALIGFAGPRVIKETIGKELPEGFQTSEFLLEHGFLDMIIERKDLKEKLVHVLQLLRD from the coding sequence ATGAGCTGGTTCAAGCGCATAAAAGAGGGCATAACCACTTCTACCAAGAACAAGAAGGAGACTCCTGAAGGACTTTGGGTGAAGTGTCCTGGGAAGGCCTGTGGTGCCATTATTTCGGCCAGCGATAACGAGGAGAATCTTTGGGTTTGCAGCAATTGCGGGCATCATCAGCGTATCGGTTCCCGCGAGTATTTCCATCTCCTGTTTGATGATGGGCGGTTTGAGATTTTCAACGAACAGTTGAAATCGGCCGACCCGTTGGGGTTTGTGGACAGCAAGCCGTACACCACCCGCTTGGAGGAGACCACGGAAAAGACAGGATTGAACGATGCCATCAGAACAGCTATTGGATTGATGGAAGGCGAGAAGATCATCATTGCCTGTATGGATTTCAATTTCATTGGCGGATCGATGGGTTCGGTTGTGGGAGAGAAGATCGCTCGCGCAGTTGACCGCTGCATTGAGGAAAAAGCTCCGCTGTTGATCATTTCCAAATCGGGCGGTGCACGGATGATGGAAGCTGCGTTGAGTTTGATGCAGTTGGCAAAAACCTCTGCGAAACTGGCGCAATTGGCAGATGCCAAATTGCCTTACATTTCGTTAATGACGGATCCGACCACTGGAGGTGTTACTGCTTCTTATGCCATGCTTGGCGATCTGAACGTGGCCGAACCTGGTGCATTGATCGGTTTTGCGGGGCCACGCGTGATCAAGGAAACTATTGGAAAGGAATTGCCTGAAGGGTTTCAGACATCTGAATTCCTATTGGAGCACGGGTTCTTGGATATGATCATTGAGCGCAAAGATTTGAAGGAGAAACTGGTGCATGTGCTTCAGTTGCTTCGGGATTGA
- a CDS encoding polyribonucleotide nucleotidyltransferase has product MIPEAIKQTVDVGNGVTITLETGKLAKQADGSVIVRAGNCMLMATVVSATEAREGTDFLPLSVDYLEKYYAAGKFPGGFFKREARPSNSEILVSRLVDRALRPMFPSDYHSETQMIIQLISHDENIMPDALAGFAASAALAVSDIPFGGPISEVRVALINGQYVVNPSKSQLAGADMDMIIAGTATDINMVEGEMNECSEEQMLEAIKVGHEAIKKQIQAQLDLAAKVEKSKVKREYNHETNDADFKQKVYDFCYPLIYEMAKSGSAKQERSAALSEIKEKFVETLSDEEKETLLPLLGGYFKYAQKRAVRDCVLNERVRLDGRKTTDIRPIWTEIDYLPSTHGSSIFTRGETQSLTTVTLGGKLDEQRVDSVTHEGFDNFYLHYNFPPFSTGEARFLRGVGRREIGHGNLAERALKKAMPSDFPYTTRVVSEILESNGSSSMATVCAGSLALMDAGVPIKSGVSGIAMGLIYDEGKYAILSDILGDEDFLGDMDFKVAGTKDGITAVQMDMKVDGLPYEVLAEALHQAKDGRAHILNEMNKTIAAAKPEMKDHAPRIVSMVIPKDMIGAVIGPGGKIIQEMQEVTGATINIEEIDGKGHIQIMADNKQSIDAAVGRIKAITAVPEVGEVYHGKVKNIQPFGAFIEIMPGKDGLLHISEIEWKRLEKVEDALKEGDMVDVKLIAIDEKTGKLKLSRKVLLPKPERKEEPSKN; this is encoded by the coding sequence ATGATTCCAGAAGCAATTAAACAAACAGTAGATGTAGGTAATGGCGTAACCATTACCCTTGAAACCGGAAAGTTGGCCAAGCAGGCCGATGGTTCGGTAATTGTCCGTGCAGGAAACTGCATGTTGATGGCCACAGTTGTATCGGCCACAGAAGCAAGAGAAGGAACAGATTTCCTACCGCTATCGGTAGATTATCTTGAGAAATATTACGCTGCGGGAAAATTCCCAGGCGGATTCTTTAAAAGAGAGGCACGTCCATCGAACTCAGAGATCTTGGTAAGCCGTTTGGTTGACCGCGCTTTGCGTCCGATGTTCCCATCGGATTACCATTCAGAAACACAGATGATCATTCAATTGATCTCGCACGATGAGAACATCATGCCTGATGCATTGGCTGGTTTTGCTGCAAGTGCTGCATTGGCCGTTTCTGACATTCCATTCGGAGGTCCGATCTCGGAAGTACGCGTTGCGTTGATCAACGGACAGTATGTGGTAAATCCATCAAAATCGCAGCTTGCTGGTGCCGATATGGATATGATCATTGCAGGTACTGCAACAGACATCAACATGGTTGAGGGCGAAATGAACGAATGCTCAGAAGAGCAGATGTTGGAAGCCATCAAGGTTGGTCATGAGGCCATCAAGAAGCAGATCCAAGCACAGCTTGACCTTGCTGCTAAAGTTGAGAAGTCGAAGGTGAAGCGTGAGTACAATCACGAGACCAACGATGCGGATTTCAAGCAGAAGGTTTACGATTTCTGCTACCCATTGATCTACGAAATGGCGAAGTCTGGTTCTGCCAAGCAGGAGCGTTCGGCTGCGTTGAGCGAGATCAAAGAGAAATTCGTTGAGACACTTTCTGACGAAGAGAAGGAAACACTTCTTCCATTGTTGGGAGGTTACTTTAAGTACGCGCAGAAGCGTGCCGTTCGCGATTGCGTATTGAACGAAAGAGTTCGTTTGGATGGAAGAAAGACAACCGATATCCGCCCAATTTGGACAGAGATCGATTACTTGCCATCAACTCACGGTTCTTCCATATTCACACGGGGCGAAACGCAGTCATTGACAACCGTTACCCTTGGTGGTAAATTGGATGAACAGCGTGTGGATAGTGTAACGCACGAAGGTTTCGATAACTTCTATCTACACTACAACTTCCCTCCATTCTCAACGGGTGAGGCTCGTTTCCTTAGAGGAGTTGGACGTAGAGAGATCGGTCACGGAAACTTGGCAGAGCGCGCATTGAAAAAGGCCATGCCATCTGATTTCCCTTACACCACAAGAGTTGTTTCGGAGATTCTTGAATCGAACGGTTCGTCTTCCATGGCAACTGTTTGCGCTGGTTCGTTGGCGTTGATGGATGCTGGTGTTCCGATCAAGAGCGGTGTTTCGGGTATCGCCATGGGATTGATCTATGACGAAGGCAAATACGCCATCCTTTCAGACATTCTCGGAGATGAGGATTTCTTAGGAGATATGGACTTCAAAGTAGCTGGTACCAAAGACGGGATCACGGCTGTTCAGATGGACATGAAAGTGGATGGACTTCCTTATGAAGTGCTTGCCGAGGCATTGCACCAAGCGAAAGATGGTCGTGCGCACATCTTGAACGAGATGAACAAGACCATCGCAGCGGCTAAGCCAGAAATGAAAGATCATGCGCCACGTATCGTTTCCATGGTCATTCCTAAGGATATGATCGGTGCGGTGATCGGACCTGGAGGTAAGATCATCCAAGAGATGCAGGAGGTTACTGGCGCCACGATCAATATCGAAGAGATCGATGGCAAAGGACACATCCAGATCATGGCGGACAATAAGCAATCGATCGATGCTGCTGTGGGACGTATCAAAGCCATCACAGCTGTTCCAGAAGTAGGCGAGGTTTATCACGGAAAAGTGAAGAACATTCAACCATTTGGAGCATTCATTGAGATCATGCCAGGGAAAGACGGATTGCTTCACATCTCAGAAATTGAGTGGAAGCGTTTGGAAAAAGTGGAAGATGCGCTGAAAGAAGGCGACATGGTTGACGTGAAGTTGATCGCGATCGATGAGAAGACAGGCAAACTGAAACTATCTCGAAAGGTGTTGCTTCCGAAGCCTGAGCGAAAGGAAGAACCAAGCAAAAACTAA
- a CDS encoding BamA/TamA family outer membrane protein, whose protein sequence is MQRVPRAGVMFAVRKEAILTLPKGQKFKIILTIKSQLQYLFLAIAVMAASCSPTRKLADGEYLLVKNVIHNDSKSVDKSDLEGFLRQKPNRKIFRFYRFHLQVYNLVNQKKLNERVAILEEKNEKRNERRRKKGKEPKDRRRSFWEWLEEVGEEPVIYDHLSVVKSSEQLEIFLRGKGHFRAQVTDTTIFNDKRKMAKVYYTIKSGPVYKLRDIKYNITDPRLARLSRPTRGRERVLRSGMTYDVDKFQEERDRIERNLKSNGYYAFSDEYVRFRVDSAVGDHQVDVELDIADPVVSDTTREKTKGHHTYTIRDIYVNTDFDQKLSRSIDYDTLIYNGVHFIYRGKFKHRPEMLLDKIFFKTGDLYRVKRGELTYSYLSSLRAFKFINILYTDDIEDDGSHVLDVHINLTPSLRQGYSISLQGTNTEGNLGVSGSFIYSNKNVFRGAEILQFKLSGGLETQVVGSNIQTNNINRVLPFNTIEVKPEISLIFPKMLVPFKPTRIIRYGDPKSLISVGYNFQQRPDYTRSIFNAKFGYQWRQNQFANHTLNPIEVNFVKISNEADAFVTRLHSLKDKLLLNTFSSHLTTTTNYTYTFSNQQVNKKGNFSYFRLKLESSGNILRGAFAAVQAKTDTNNSYRIFNVPFAQYLKYEVDYRKYWQVSNFSQMVFRVDQGLGLPLQNLGALPFESAFFGGGANGIRAWSARSLGPGALPDSLNLQDQFGDIKLELNLEYRFDIYRWFKGALFADAGNVWLIKKDEDRPGGLFQFKDFYKELALGAGVGLRLDFSFFIIRLDAATPFHDPGRPVNDRWAIKYFKWSDVNLNLGIGYPF, encoded by the coding sequence ATGCAGAGAGTGCCAAGGGCTGGTGTGATGTTTGCGGTTCGTAAAGAAGCTATCCTAACTTTGCCTAAAGGTCAGAAATTCAAAATAATATTGACCATCAAGAGCCAATTACAGTATTTATTTCTGGCCATCGCTGTCATGGCAGCCTCCTGTTCGCCTACCCGAAAGTTGGCCGATGGCGAGTATCTCTTGGTGAAGAATGTCATTCACAACGACAGTAAGTCCGTGGATAAAAGCGATCTGGAAGGGTTTCTGCGCCAGAAGCCTAACAGAAAGATCTTCCGTTTTTACCGCTTCCACTTGCAGGTTTACAACCTCGTGAATCAGAAGAAGTTGAATGAACGCGTGGCCATCCTCGAAGAGAAGAACGAAAAGCGGAACGAGAGGCGCAGGAAAAAGGGAAAGGAACCGAAAGACAGACGCAGGTCTTTTTGGGAATGGCTGGAAGAAGTAGGCGAGGAGCCTGTGATCTATGACCATCTTTCGGTTGTGAAATCTTCCGAGCAGTTGGAGATCTTTCTTCGTGGAAAAGGTCATTTCCGAGCGCAGGTAACGGACACGACCATCTTCAACGATAAGCGGAAAATGGCCAAAGTGTATTACACGATCAAAAGTGGCCCAGTTTACAAGCTGCGCGACATCAAATACAACATCACGGATCCAAGATTGGCGCGACTTTCCCGTCCGACCCGTGGCCGCGAACGCGTGCTACGTTCGGGAATGACCTATGATGTGGACAAGTTTCAGGAAGAGCGGGATCGGATTGAGCGGAATCTCAAGAGCAACGGTTACTACGCGTTCTCGGATGAATACGTGCGTTTCAGGGTCGATTCTGCCGTAGGCGATCATCAGGTGGATGTGGAGTTGGATATTGCCGATCCGGTGGTTTCAGACACAACGAGGGAGAAGACGAAAGGACACCATACGTACACCATCCGCGATATTTATGTGAATACGGATTTTGATCAGAAACTTTCGCGCAGCATCGATTATGACACGCTCATTTACAATGGTGTGCATTTCATTTACAGGGGAAAATTCAAGCATCGCCCCGAAATGCTGTTGGACAAGATCTTCTTTAAAACAGGTGACCTGTATCGCGTGAAGCGGGGAGAACTGACCTACAGCTATCTTTCAAGTCTGCGTGCCTTCAAATTCATCAATATTCTCTACACCGATGATATTGAGGATGATGGCAGCCATGTGCTGGACGTTCATATTAATCTGACGCCAAGCTTGCGACAGGGTTATTCCATCTCGTTGCAAGGAACCAACACGGAAGGAAATCTCGGTGTTTCTGGTTCATTTATTTACAGTAACAAGAATGTGTTCCGTGGAGCGGAGATCCTGCAGTTCAAACTATCGGGAGGTTTGGAAACGCAGGTGGTGGGAAGTAATATCCAGACCAACAACATCAATCGTGTGCTTCCTTTCAACACCATCGAGGTGAAACCTGAGATCAGCCTTATTTTTCCAAAGATGCTGGTGCCGTTCAAGCCCACGCGTATTATCCGATATGGCGATCCAAAATCGCTGATTTCCGTAGGTTACAACTTCCAGCAGCGACCTGACTACACCCGTTCCATCTTCAACGCCAAGTTCGGTTACCAATGGCGGCAGAATCAGTTCGCCAATCACACATTGAACCCCATTGAGGTCAACTTTGTGAAGATCTCGAATGAGGCGGACGCATTCGTCACACGATTGCATAGCCTCAAGGATAAGCTGCTGCTCAATACGTTCAGTTCTCACCTTACCACAACCACCAATTACACGTATACGTTCTCCAATCAGCAGGTGAACAAGAAGGGCAACTTCAGCTATTTCAGACTGAAACTGGAGAGTTCGGGAAACATATTGCGAGGTGCATTTGCGGCCGTTCAGGCAAAAACCGACACGAATAACAGCTACCGAATTTTCAACGTGCCGTTTGCGCAGTATCTCAAGTATGAGGTCGATTACCGTAAATATTGGCAGGTGAGCAATTTCAGTCAGATGGTTTTCAGGGTCGATCAAGGGTTGGGACTTCCATTACAGAACCTCGGAGCGTTACCTTTTGAAAGCGCCTTCTTTGGTGGTGGTGCCAACGGCATCCGTGCTTGGTCTGCCCGTTCGCTCGGTCCAGGTGCGCTACCCGATTCGTTGAACCTTCAGGATCAGTTCGGAGACATCAAGCTCGAATTGAACTTGGAATATCGTTTTGATATTTACCGTTGGTTCAAAGGTGCTCTCTTTGCCGATGCGGGCAACGTTTGGCTCATCAAGAAGGACGAGGACCGTCCTGGCGGTCTCTTTCAATTCAAGGATTTTTACAAGGAATTGGCGCTTGGCGCGGGTGTCGGTCTGCGCTTGGACTTCAGCTTCTTCATCATCCGTTTGGATGCGGCCACCCCGTTCCATGATCCTGGCCGCCCTGTGAACGACCGTTGGGCCATCAAGTACTTCAAATGGTCGGATGTGAACCTGAATCTGGGTATCGGTTATCCGTTCTGA
- the ruvC gene encoding crossover junction endodeoxyribonuclease RuvC — MKTDKVILGIDPGTVVMGYGLVHIQGNEMKVLSMGVIKLDKFQDHPTRLKKIFDRTVEIIREYKPDEMAIEAPFFGKNVQSMLKLGRAQGVAIAAALSLNIPISEYSPRKIKQSITGNGNASKEQVSGMLQTLLNTKMDDFPLDATDGLAAAICHHFNSKGRSSSSKSYSGWAAFLKENPERKG; from the coding sequence ATGAAAACGGATAAGGTCATATTGGGAATCGACCCTGGAACAGTCGTGATGGGCTATGGTCTCGTTCATATTCAGGGCAATGAAATGAAAGTGCTGAGCATGGGCGTCATCAAACTCGACAAGTTCCAAGATCATCCGACCCGCTTGAAAAAAATCTTTGACCGAACGGTGGAGATCATCCGAGAATACAAACCAGACGAAATGGCCATCGAAGCTCCATTCTTCGGAAAGAATGTTCAGTCGATGCTGAAACTTGGGCGGGCGCAAGGAGTTGCTATCGCTGCAGCATTGTCACTCAACATTCCCATTTCTGAGTATTCTCCACGAAAGATAAAGCAATCGATAACGGGCAACGGAAATGCCAGCAAGGAGCAGGTAAGCGGCATGCTTCAGACCCTGCTCAACACCAAAATGGACGACTTTCCACTGGATGCTACGGACGGGCTGGCAGCAGCAATCTGCCACCATTTCAATTCGAAAGGGCGTTCTTCCAGTTCAAAAAGTTATTCGGGTTGGGCGGCCTTTCTGAAGGAAAACCCAGAGAGAAAGGGTTAG